In Bradyrhizobium sp. WD16, the genomic stretch CCACGTCCGGATCGAACGTAGCTGCCTCGGCGGGGCCTCGGCCTGCGTCACTTTCAACAAGGTCGCGCAGGCGCTGCCGTGACGCGGTGCGTCAGCGCGCGGCTCCCTCGACGCTCCGCAGCACGCTTCCCGGTCGGCTCATGCCCGCCGCGCTCATATCGGCGGACAGAATGACCCGCCCCCGGAACATCCTGGCGCCACGCGAGGCGAAGTATGCCTTCACCTCGTCCTGGTAGAAGCCGACGCCCGGCTCGGGATTGAATTCGAGCGCGATGGTGCCCCCGGGATTGAGAAGATTCCGCTCGAGATCATCGACGAAGAATTCCCAGTCGGCGGCACTCCACAGGTTCGGCGTCTTGTGACCGTTGAAGCAGATCTGATGCGCCGTAATGACGTCGAAGCGTCGGCCGAGCTTCGGCAGCTCCTTGCCGGCCTCGATGCGGAAACCGGCCTTCGGGATGCCGAAGAATGCCGTCATCGAATTGTAGAAGGCGTAGTCGGGCAGATCGAGACCATGAACATCGTGCCCGAGGAACTTGCAGCAATACAGGAAATAGCCGGCGCCGCAGCCGAGATCCAGCACCGACGACGCTTCCATCCGATCCAGCCCGATCTCGATCACGCGCATCATCTTGGTACGCAGCCACATCCGCTTGTCGAAATACTTGTAGCTGTCGTAGCCCTCGGTCCGGTGGCGGTCGATCACCTCCTGGAATTTCGCCTTGTCGATCGACGCGTCGGCCTTGTCGGCGAGGGCCCGGGCGCGGAGGAAGTTCTGTACATCGACGATTGAGTAGCGCGGCGACCGGAAAGCTGTTGCAAGCATGTTGTCCTCGATGGATTGGGTCGCAATGTGCAGCGTGCGAACGGCTCACCCATTCACACGCCGTCATCGGCATGAATGATGATCAGCATCCATTCCTTTGGGGCCTAAACGTGGCGTGTGTCCAAATGTGTCTCGCGCGATCGCGGCCACGAAGCGCCTCGGCCGTTCAAGTCGTGATCCGGCAAGCAGAAATTCAAACGAAGCAAATGAACGGAAGCAAATGAACGGCAGGTTGACGACGGCCGGCGGACGACGTAGCCGCCATGGCGGGTGCGAGCGTCAGTCCACGCACCAGCGCCATGTAAGCATACTGTAAGCTAGGAACTTTCGCTGGTGGGAGCGGAAGCCGCTGCTATCGGACGAAGCTGAGATAGGAGGCCAGCGCCTCGATCTGATCCGGCGACAGGCTGACGGCGACGCGCGGCATCGGCGAGTCCGGCGCCGAGTGGTAGCCCTGCCCCCACTGCGCGAGCCGGCGCTTGAGATAATCGTAGGACAGCCCCCCGAGACGCGGAATCTCCCGGATGCCCTCGGCGTTGGGACCGTGGCAGGCAAGACAGGACGCGACATTGGCCTCAGGCAGGCCGTCGAGATAGAGCGTGCGTCCCGTCGCGGCAAGATCGCGGTCGCCGTCATTGGCCGGCTTCGGCGGCAGCGTCGCGAAATAGGCGGCAAGCTCGCGGGCGGCATCGGGACGCAGCGCAGCTGCAGCGCCCCACATGTATTGCTGCGAGAACGGATTGTCCCGCGTGTGGTTGGCGAAGCTGCGGAGCTGGTTCTCGACGTAGCGCGGCCGCTGGCCGGCGAGCCGTGGCGCCGTGGCGAAGCCCTGCCCCGCCGTGCCGTGACACCAGGTGCAATTCTGCACCGCCGCGTGCCAGCTCTCGCCGGCCGCGGCCGGCAGCGCCGTCGCGGCCAGCGTCAGGACGACGAGCCCAACGCCAAATCCAGCTCCAGCGCGCTTCATCCCCCGCGCTCTGGCGCGCGATGTCCGGCTCGAAGGGCTCATTTCAGGTCGCTCACATAGGCTGCCACCGCCGCGATCTGCGACGCAGTGAGGTTGTGCGAAGTCGGGCCCATCACGGCCGCGTTGCTGTCCGTGCGCTCTTTCGACCAGTTGGCGAGCTTCGCCACCGTGTATTCGTAAAGCTGCCCGGCGAGGCGCGGGATTTCATTGCGCCCCCTGCCGTCGTCACCGTGACAGGCCGAACACGCCGGCACGTTGGCCTCGGGAATGCCGAGTTCGAAGATCGTCTTGCCGCGCCCGGCCTGGGCGCGGGGCCCACCGCCGATCGGCGGTGGATCGAGGGAGCGGAAATGGGCGGCGAGAGCCGCAATCATCGGCGGGCTCAGACTTCGCGCCACGCCGGCCATGATCGTGTTGGTGCGGTGGCGCCCGGCAAAGGCGCGCAGCTGGTTCTCGAAATACTCGCTCGGCTGGCCGGCGAGACGCGGCATCGGAAAATAGCCGCGATAGCCCTGGCCCGAGAGGCCATGGCAGGTCTTGCAGAACTCGACCTTGGCCTGGAAGTCGTGGCCGCCCGCGGTGGCCGCGCGCCCCGGACCGGAGCTGCCGGTCACCGCGAGCGCGGCCGCGAACGCCGCCGCCTGCAAGGCCGTTCGGGGATCGATGCGTCTCATCCGCCTGCCCTTCGCATTGCCCGGCTGCGGTCCGGATCAGGCCTCACAATCCGGCCGACCACATGTGGAAATTCACGCCGGCCTTGACGACCTGAACGTTGAGCTTGGTGGACACCGTGCCGGACAAGACGTTGATCGGGTCGGACATCAACGTGTCACGGCTGCCGAAGCCGTAATAGTCGTATTCGATGAAGGTCGACCAATGCGGCGAGAACGCCCATTCGACGCCGCCGCCGGCGGTCCAGCCGGTGCGGGTTTGCGGTCCCTCGAAGCGGAACGTCGTGCCGAGGAAGGTGCCGCTGTCGATGTACTTGCCGCCGGCCCAGGCGACGCCGGCCTTGCCGTAGAACAGCACCCGGTCGACGGTGAAGCCGAGGCGGCCGGTCACGCTGCCGAGAAAGTCGGTCTTGGCGTTCACGAGCGCCGTCTCGCCGGCCAAGCCGAGCGGCAGCGGCACGGTGGTGTCGCCGCTGATCGTGGCGCCCGACGCCGCACCTTCGATGCCGACGACCCAGCTCGGCGCGAACTGGTAGTCGCAGCCGATCTGGCCGCCGATCACGACGCCGCTCGACGACGGGCTGACCGTCGTCGCTCCGACCGTCGGTCCGGCACCGAATGAATCCTGCACAAGCGCCACCGGATCGGTGATGTCGTTATGGGCAAAGCCGCCGCCGACATGACCGCCGAGATAGCAGCCGGTCCAGGTGAAACGCTCGACGAACGACGGCGGCGCCTGGACCGCGAGATCCGCAGCCATGGCGGGCACGGCCGTCATCACGGCGAGCGTCGCGGCACAGGCGTATATCGACTTCTTCATGACCGGTTCTCCCCTTGAATTGTCGCACCTACATCGCGAACCAGGCGTGCAGGAACAGCGTGTTGTGGTCCTTGGCACCGACCGAAGTGCCTTCGAATTTGTCGTAATTGGTGTATTGCAGCGCGATGCGGGCGTTGAACCACGGCCATCCCGGCGCCTTGCTCAGGCCGAACGGGATGTAGGCGATTTCCGCCATCCAGCCGTTGCTGTCGGGACTGAACCCGCTGGCGAGGCCGCCATAGGCCAGCACGTCCGACGAGCCCCAGATGTTGAAATACTGTCCGGTGAGCACGACGCGGTTGTCGCCGCCATAGGCGAACGACGCCTGCAGATGCATGGAATTGAGTTCGTTGGTCGGATTGCTGGCCGCGCCATTGGTGAAGCTGGCGTCAAGGCGCTGGAATTCGCGGATCCAGCTGCCGCGCAATGTCAGCCAGTAGTTGTCGCCCTGGTACTGGTACTGCGTATCGAAGCCGATATCGGTGAATTTATCCGACAGGCCGAAGGTCCCGGTCGAGCCCGACGCGAAGGTCGGATCGAGCCAGGGGTTGACGGCGAACTGCATTCCGAAGGTACCCAGCATCCAGGAATGACGGCCCCAATGCGGTTCGAGCGCGACGCGCCAGTACGGCGCCACGCCGTCGAACTGGCCCGGGGCGCCGAACGGATCGGTGCCGAGCCAGTTCTGGGCGCTGAAGCCAAGCGTGCGGTATCCCGTGATCTCGAGATAGAGCATGTCGTTGATGAAGGTGTAGGCGCCGACGCCGGCGACGTGCGCGGCGAAGGCGCCTTCGATCAAGGTCTTGGCCCCCGGGGTCGGCGCGATGGTCGATGCCGAATAAGGGAAGGACCAGGCGGGCGTCGTATTCCAGACGTCCTGGACTGTCGGATTGTTGTTTGCCGTGATGCCGTAGATCACATCGAGCGGGCCGATCGTCGCCGTGGAAGCGAAGCGGACATCGGTGTTGTCCCAGGTCCAGGTGTGGCCGAACGGATCCGGAAAACCGCCGGCGGGCGGCGCGTTGTAGGTCACCTGGGCGAAGGCGCCGATATTGTCGGTGATCGCGCCGCCCCAGAAACCGCTGAACGGCGAGACGATGACGTTGTCGTTCGGCCTGTACGGATCGGTCGGCGGCGGCAGCGGCGCCTGGGTGTTGGTGTAGCCCACGACCGCCATCATCGAGATCGGCGGCACCCACTCCTTGCTGTCGCCGTCGCTGCCCGATGGCGCGGCCTTGAGATAGCGCTGCAGCTTCTCGGCCTGGGCGCGATCGTCACCGGGCGAGGAGAACGGCGTGGTGCGGAATTGCCCACCGCCGGCGGTGTAGCCGAGCAGCTTGAAGCGACGCCCGAACGGCGTCAGCGCCGGAAAATCGGTATGACAGGTGCCGCAAGGTTGTCCGGTCTGCCGTGCGAAACTCGGGAGAGCATTCGCCTCCGGCGCGAACCCGAGACTGAGGAAGACCGCGATCACGGCCGCGATGATGGCGGTCAGGACAGCAGTGGGAAGACCGCGCGGCTCCACCGACCCCGACCGAGGACTGCAACCGACTTGCATGAATTTCCCGCCCATTGTGTGAGCCCCGCGGTGGAAGCCCCCGTCGCCGCGCAGAAAAGCGCTTACGAAGCCCGCGCATGTTAGTGTAGAGTGGACATAATGTCGCAGGGGACTGAACAGAGACTACCGTGATTTCCCTCAAGTGATGCCTTTCTGCAACGTTCGGCTTCGAACGGCGGCAGCGAAGTGTCGCGCCGATGGACGGACGGTATCTCGATACGAGTTAAATCGGATCTCGACCCGCATCGAATGATTCCAGGGGTGAATTCTATGAACTTCAATCTTAAGTTGATTTTGCCATCCGTCATTCTCGCGGTATTCGCACTGAGCGGCCTTCACGCCGAAGAGAAGAGCAACGCCCCGGTTTCGAAGCGCGAGGTCCAGGCCAAACTCGAATATTGCAAGACCTGCCACGGCGTTCAGGCGC encodes the following:
- a CDS encoding outer membrane protein, whose amino-acid sequence is MKKSIYACAATLAVMTAVPAMAADLAVQAPPSFVERFTWTGCYLGGHVGGGFAHNDITDPVALVQDSFGAGPTVGATTVSPSSSGVVIGGQIGCDYQFAPSWVVGIEGAASGATISGDTTVPLPLGLAGETALVNAKTDFLGSVTGRLGFTVDRVLFYGKAGVAWAGGKYIDSGTFLGTTFRFEGPQTRTGWTAGGGVEWAFSPHWSTFIEYDYYGFGSRDTLMSDPINVLSGTVSTKLNVQVVKAGVNFHMWSAGL
- a CDS encoding cytochrome C — translated: MEPRGLPTAVLTAIIAAVIAVFLSLGFAPEANALPSFARQTGQPCGTCHTDFPALTPFGRRFKLLGYTAGGGQFRTTPFSSPGDDRAQAEKLQRYLKAAPSGSDGDSKEWVPPISMMAVVGYTNTQAPLPPPTDPYRPNDNVIVSPFSGFWGGAITDNIGAFAQVTYNAPPAGGFPDPFGHTWTWDNTDVRFASTATIGPLDVIYGITANNNPTVQDVWNTTPAWSFPYSASTIAPTPGAKTLIEGAFAAHVAGVGAYTFINDMLYLEITGYRTLGFSAQNWLGTDPFGAPGQFDGVAPYWRVALEPHWGRHSWMLGTFGMQFAVNPWLDPTFASGSTGTFGLSDKFTDIGFDTQYQYQGDNYWLTLRGSWIREFQRLDASFTNGAASNPTNELNSMHLQASFAYGGDNRVVLTGQYFNIWGSSDVLAYGGLASGFSPDSNGWMAEIAYIPFGLSKAPGWPWFNARIALQYTNYDKFEGTSVGAKDHNTLFLHAWFAM
- a CDS encoding bifunctional 2-polyprenyl-6-hydroxyphenol methylase/3-demethylubiquinol 3-O-methyltransferase UbiG; protein product: MLATAFRSPRYSIVDVQNFLRARALADKADASIDKAKFQEVIDRHRTEGYDSYKYFDKRMWLRTKMMRVIEIGLDRMEASSVLDLGCGAGYFLYCCKFLGHDVHGLDLPDYAFYNSMTAFFGIPKAGFRIEAGKELPKLGRRFDVITAHQICFNGHKTPNLWSAADWEFFVDDLERNLLNPGGTIALEFNPEPGVGFYQDEVKAYFASRGARMFRGRVILSADMSAAGMSRPGSVLRSVEGAAR
- a CDS encoding cytochrome c, with protein sequence MKRAGAGFGVGLVVLTLAATALPAAAGESWHAAVQNCTWCHGTAGQGFATAPRLAGQRPRYVENQLRSFANHTRDNPFSQQYMWGAAAALRPDAARELAAYFATLPPKPANDGDRDLAATGRTLYLDGLPEANVASCLACHGPNAEGIREIPRLGGLSYDYLKRRLAQWGQGYHSAPDSPMPRVAVSLSPDQIEALASYLSFVR
- a CDS encoding c-type cytochrome, coding for MRRIDPRTALQAAAFAAALAVTGSSGPGRAATAGGHDFQAKVEFCKTCHGLSGQGYRGYFPMPRLAGQPSEYFENQLRAFAGRHRTNTIMAGVARSLSPPMIAALAAHFRSLDPPPIGGGPRAQAGRGKTIFELGIPEANVPACSACHGDDGRGRNEIPRLAGQLYEYTVAKLANWSKERTDSNAAVMGPTSHNLTASQIAAVAAYVSDLK